A window of the Paludisphaera rhizosphaerae genome harbors these coding sequences:
- a CDS encoding helix-turn-helix domain-containing protein, with protein sequence MASQPLRISEGHDVRASLSNKLKAARTLTGMSTRAVATRLSRRFPISHATIANYESGRSTPPLDVIAALAELYDRPLNWFLEHGKCLTGVRYRNLKSKVRMADMHRFEADVQRWVDAYVTLEQRLKRPLKPTIKDFRAKDGVKPDELARETRRKLGIDREDEPIASVVEVLESFGIRTIENPTDLRIDGLAAKYGDEYIVVLNPSVSNDRSRLNAAHELGHVLFGDCDSDEQESKALESRAFDFASHFLLPSSQLKRAFEGRSMVRLVQFKERFGISLAAMVYRAEKLAFISKQDAKMLWVEFSRRGWKTAEPGVVRPDRATRFEQLIDEAVLANKLSLKEIADLSGVRPEAVRARLNFAMGIANQDVPEDEGTVTVQFPG encoded by the coding sequence ATGGCCAGCCAACCTCTACGCATCAGCGAGGGGCACGATGTGCGGGCGAGCTTGTCAAACAAGCTGAAGGCGGCACGAACCTTGACCGGGATGTCTACCCGTGCCGTCGCGACGAGGCTCTCGCGTCGATTCCCTATCTCCCACGCGACCATTGCTAACTACGAGAGCGGTCGGAGTACCCCTCCGCTCGACGTCATCGCCGCCCTAGCCGAGCTTTACGACCGGCCTCTCAACTGGTTCCTGGAGCACGGCAAATGCCTGACGGGCGTTCGCTATAGGAACTTGAAATCCAAGGTCCGCATGGCGGATATGCACCGCTTCGAAGCCGACGTACAACGCTGGGTGGACGCTTACGTCACCCTCGAACAACGGCTCAAGCGGCCCCTCAAGCCGACCATCAAAGACTTTCGGGCCAAGGACGGGGTCAAACCCGACGAACTGGCCCGAGAGACGCGACGCAAGCTCGGCATCGACCGCGAGGACGAGCCCATCGCCAGCGTCGTCGAGGTGCTTGAAAGCTTCGGCATCCGCACCATCGAAAACCCGACCGACCTTCGCATCGACGGCCTCGCGGCGAAGTACGGCGACGAGTACATCGTGGTCCTCAACCCCAGCGTCTCGAACGACCGGTCCCGGCTCAACGCGGCCCATGAGCTCGGCCACGTGCTCTTCGGCGATTGCGACAGCGACGAGCAGGAGAGCAAAGCACTTGAGTCTAGGGCCTTCGACTTCGCCTCCCACTTCCTGCTTCCGAGCAGCCAGCTCAAGCGTGCCTTCGAGGGCCGTTCGATGGTTCGCCTGGTGCAGTTCAAGGAACGGTTCGGCATCTCGTTGGCCGCGATGGTCTACCGGGCTGAGAAGCTGGCGTTCATCTCGAAGCAGGACGCGAAGATGCTCTGGGTCGAGTTCTCCCGCCGCGGCTGGAAGACAGCCGAGCCCGGCGTTGTGCGTCCCGACCGGGCGACCCGCTTCGAACAGTTGATTGACGAAGCCGTGCTCGCCAACAAGCTGTCCCTCAAAGAAATCGCCGACCTCTCGGGGGTCCGCCCCGAAGCGGTTCGGGCCCGCCTCAACTTCGCCATGGGTATCGCGAACCAGGATGTCCCTGAGGATGAAGGGACGGTTACGGTCCAGTTCCCGGGCTGA
- a CDS encoding type IV secretory system conjugative DNA transfer family protein → MPVIPKRNLGGKRVTTVWAEKHLPADEADEGFYRICGKSGSGKSHLVKLFLLDVLREVEANPHAKLVVYEPKREFFAWLSSIGLSSPIRYFCTSDERSKAVDFERDYSSVNDSNTLAYAFHPHDPNERQRFFGDALRTIFAGVYEALRVKHGRADLRLVCLVLEDSELTKRVLGRDEYLVQARRLVEENGGKVGETKASIIATIDTRIAQMKVLACHLEAARRENGSLSLREFIDGTNQGILVVSKDTRFGYVQDPMNGVLFMRLTELLDSKQQDPRRKVFIVIDEFQTLAGDNPAPRMADMFLRLRSRGVVVLLTYQAQTSLRRIYGDTVTEFIGQCSNVMYLQQTDVESAEYASKDLGCERGFETVKSVSLGGVGSYGGRSPEMPHTTWNVQKSQQWYDRPIHSPTELLNGIQPPNKTRGLHGRAKSPLVGSRPWAFWYPPDMVEGIPKRHRDIIEYEERSDDTQRLPPLTAGERKALEGLSTNLTDADPEEDEAAPWHKFNS, encoded by the coding sequence ATGCCGGTCATCCCGAAGCGGAACCTCGGCGGCAAGCGTGTCACGACCGTCTGGGCCGAGAAGCATCTACCGGCCGACGAGGCCGACGAGGGCTTCTATCGAATCTGCGGGAAGAGCGGCAGCGGCAAGAGCCACCTCGTGAAGCTCTTCCTGCTCGACGTCCTGCGTGAGGTCGAGGCGAACCCGCACGCGAAGCTCGTCGTGTACGAGCCGAAGCGGGAGTTCTTCGCCTGGCTGTCGTCAATCGGCCTCTCGTCCCCCATCCGCTACTTCTGCACGAGCGACGAGCGAAGCAAGGCCGTCGACTTCGAGAGGGACTACAGCTCCGTCAATGACAGCAACACGCTCGCGTATGCGTTCCATCCGCACGACCCGAACGAGCGGCAACGCTTCTTCGGCGACGCCCTGCGGACCATCTTCGCGGGCGTCTACGAAGCGTTGCGAGTGAAGCACGGTCGTGCCGATTTGCGGCTCGTGTGTCTGGTGCTCGAGGACTCGGAGCTCACGAAGAGAGTGCTCGGTCGGGACGAGTACCTCGTCCAGGCGAGGCGACTCGTCGAGGAGAACGGCGGGAAGGTCGGCGAGACCAAGGCGAGCATCATAGCGACCATCGATACGCGAATCGCCCAGATGAAGGTGCTCGCCTGCCATCTCGAGGCTGCACGACGCGAGAACGGTTCGCTCTCGTTGCGGGAGTTCATAGACGGGACGAATCAAGGAATCCTCGTGGTGTCGAAGGATACGAGATTCGGCTACGTCCAGGACCCGATGAACGGCGTGCTCTTCATGCGGTTGACGGAGCTCCTCGACTCGAAGCAGCAGGACCCGAGGCGGAAGGTGTTCATCGTCATCGACGAGTTCCAGACGCTCGCCGGCGACAATCCGGCGCCCCGCATGGCCGACATGTTCCTTCGACTCCGCTCACGCGGCGTGGTCGTCCTCCTGACTTACCAGGCTCAAACGTCTCTCAGGCGAATCTACGGCGACACGGTCACCGAATTCATCGGCCAGTGCTCGAACGTCATGTACCTCCAGCAGACCGACGTCGAATCCGCCGAGTACGCCTCCAAGGACCTCGGCTGCGAACGCGGCTTCGAGACCGTCAAAAGCGTCTCGCTCGGCGGCGTCGGCTCTTACGGCGGTCGCAGCCCGGAGATGCCGCACACGACGTGGAACGTCCAGAAGAGCCAGCAGTGGTACGACCGGCCGATTCATTCGCCGACGGAGCTCCTGAACGGAATTCAACCTCCGAACAAAACTCGCGGTCTCCACGGGAGGGCGAAGAGCCCGCTCGTCGGCTCGAGACCCTGGGCGTTCTGGTATCCGCCCGACATGGTCGAGGGAATTCCGAAGCGGCACCGGGACATCATCGAGTACGAAGAGCGTAGCGACGACACGCAGAGGCTCCCACCGCTCACGGCTGGAGAGCGGAAAGCTTTGGAAGGCCTTTCCACGAACCTCACCGACGCGGACCCGGAAGAAGACGAGGCGGCCCCATGGCACAAGTTCAACTCCTGA
- a CDS encoding ParA family protein, which yields MIITVASFKGGVGKTTTAVHLAAVLQEHKPTLLIDGDPNRSVTGWSKRGSLPYKVVDERLAARHAGDYEHLIFDTKARPERDDLVALAEGCDLLIIPTTPDAMALEALDLMLRMLSETKVKHYRVLITKFPPPPRTVGQQARQALFEADIPVFDSHIRLYAAFEKAAEQGFLVSDVKDAKAKECWADYVAVGKEVLR from the coding sequence ATGATAATCACAGTGGCCAGCTTCAAGGGGGGGGTCGGGAAGACGACTACCGCCGTCCACTTGGCCGCCGTCCTCCAGGAGCACAAGCCGACGCTCCTGATTGACGGGGACCCGAACCGGAGCGTCACCGGCTGGAGCAAGCGAGGCTCCCTCCCCTACAAGGTCGTGGACGAACGCTTGGCCGCTCGCCATGCGGGCGATTACGAGCACCTCATCTTCGACACGAAGGCCCGCCCGGAGCGGGACGACCTCGTCGCCCTGGCCGAAGGATGCGACCTGCTCATCATCCCGACGACGCCCGACGCGATGGCCCTCGAGGCCCTGGACCTCATGCTGAGGATGCTCTCGGAGACGAAGGTCAAACACTACCGCGTCTTGATAACGAAGTTCCCTCCCCCGCCGAGGACGGTAGGCCAGCAAGCCAGGCAGGCCCTCTTCGAGGCTGACATCCCGGTCTTCGATTCGCACATCCGGCTCTACGCCGCTTTCGAGAAGGCGGCCGAGCAAGGTTTTCTCGTGAGCGACGTCAAAGACGCGAAGGCCAAGGAGTGTTGGGCCGATTACGTCGCGGTCGGGAAGGAGGTCCTACGATGA
- a CDS encoding replication initiator protein A gives METPPEHDQHDPREAIRASFGRDELNLAEFPITLLSDRVPKGCKTLVFEIGARDSDSQPARRKVTITGGDAYGLPTAIDDEVLVALIQLTKLRNDFTSPKVSFSRYELVRILGWPDDGKSYRRIQEAINRWAGVTLYYDNAWYNKETGTMVSETFHIIERATFVDEATKRVRRSMGQPELALSSFSWNEVVFRSFQAGSLKRLDIDAYFSFSTSIAKRMYRFLDKRFWVKPCWEFDLKDFAFEHIGLSRKYNVGQIKNKLLPAIEELSHATKERAAFIEPMGLEERYAKVGKGQWLIRFERKVGASLPADVPLENPQEPRGLVAELVSRGVAAEVAEELVRTRPPELITLRLEVLEWVLSQKNQKIIKESPTGYLVSSIRDRYLAVPKGFESKAEREKRLAAERLKREQEHEGARLRMEAKRREDDLERRLSQRWEAMTPDERASLEAKALAEAGEEARQQLEATPKFRSMLMTPIRKDYLRRLIEREEASTNRQVRQTSQDG, from the coding sequence ATGGAAACCCCTCCCGAACACGACCAACACGACCCCCGAGAGGCCATCCGAGCGTCCTTCGGGCGTGACGAACTGAACCTCGCCGAGTTCCCCATCACGCTCCTGAGCGACCGGGTCCCCAAGGGATGCAAGACGCTCGTCTTCGAAATTGGGGCCCGCGACAGCGATTCGCAGCCGGCCAGACGCAAGGTCACCATCACCGGCGGCGACGCCTACGGCCTTCCCACCGCGATTGACGACGAAGTGCTCGTGGCCCTCATCCAGCTCACGAAGCTCAGGAACGATTTCACGAGCCCCAAAGTCTCGTTCTCGCGTTACGAGCTCGTCCGAATCCTCGGCTGGCCCGACGACGGGAAGAGCTACCGTCGGATTCAGGAGGCCATCAATCGTTGGGCGGGCGTGACGCTCTACTACGACAACGCCTGGTACAACAAAGAAACCGGCACGATGGTGAGCGAGACGTTCCACATCATCGAGCGGGCGACGTTCGTCGACGAGGCGACCAAGCGAGTCCGGAGGTCCATGGGACAACCCGAGCTCGCCCTCTCGTCGTTCAGCTGGAACGAGGTGGTCTTCCGGAGCTTCCAGGCCGGGTCGCTCAAGCGGCTTGACATCGACGCATATTTCTCGTTTTCGACGTCCATAGCGAAGCGGATGTATCGCTTCCTCGACAAACGCTTCTGGGTCAAGCCGTGCTGGGAGTTCGACCTCAAGGACTTCGCGTTCGAGCACATCGGGCTGAGCCGGAAGTACAACGTGGGTCAAATCAAGAACAAGCTCCTGCCGGCGATTGAGGAGCTCTCGCACGCGACCAAGGAGCGGGCCGCGTTCATCGAGCCGATGGGCCTCGAGGAGCGATACGCGAAGGTCGGCAAGGGGCAGTGGCTCATCCGATTCGAGCGGAAGGTTGGAGCCTCCCTCCCCGCCGACGTGCCGCTCGAAAATCCCCAGGAGCCCCGGGGCCTCGTCGCCGAGCTGGTCTCGCGTGGCGTGGCGGCCGAGGTGGCTGAAGAGCTCGTGCGGACCCGGCCCCCGGAGCTCATCACGCTCCGACTCGAGGTGCTCGAGTGGGTGCTGTCGCAGAAGAACCAGAAAATCATCAAGGAGAGCCCGACCGGGTATCTCGTCTCATCCATCAGGGACCGATACCTCGCCGTCCCGAAGGGCTTCGAGTCCAAGGCCGAGCGGGAGAAGCGGCTGGCGGCCGAGCGGCTGAAGCGGGAGCAGGAGCACGAGGGAGCTCGACTCCGAATGGAGGCGAAGCGTCGAGAGGACGACCTCGAGAGGCGGCTGTCCCAGCGATGGGAGGCGATGACTCCCGACGAGCGGGCGTCGCTCGAGGCCAAGGCCCTGGCCGAGGCGGGCGAGGAGGCTCGTCAGCAGCTGGAGGCGACGCCGAAGTTTCGGTCGATGCTGATGACCCCGATTCGCAAGGACTACCTGAGGCGGCTCATCGAGCGGGAAGAAGCTTCGACGAACCGGCAGGTCCGCCAAACGTCCCAGGACGGCTGA
- a CDS encoding type II toxin-antitoxin system Phd/YefM family antitoxin, translating to MDVTNIHEAKTHLSKLLERVEQGEEIVIARAGRPVAKLVPYEAAHERRKGGQLRGRIWMAPDFDELPEGFAEAFGITSVKDDVLA from the coding sequence ATGGACGTCACGAACATCCACGAGGCTAAGACGCACCTCTCAAAGCTCCTCGAACGAGTTGAGCAGGGAGAGGAAATCGTCATCGCTCGTGCTGGTCGTCCGGTCGCGAAGCTCGTGCCTTACGAAGCGGCTCATGAACGACGGAAAGGGGGTCAGCTTCGGGGCCGGATTTGGATGGCTCCGGATTTCGACGAGCTGCCGGAGGGGTTCGCTGAAGCTTTTGGAATAACCTCAGTCAAAGACGATGTACTCGCTTGA
- a CDS encoding type II toxin-antitoxin system VapC family toxin has protein sequence MYSLDTHTFLWWLDTPEQLKPATREIIEDPTNLIYVSAAVSWEITVKRALKKLSFEHDFEAVIALNNFLPLPITVHHTLALDKLPNHHRDPFDRILVAQALSGGFTLVTRDPDIPKYGVPVLAA, from the coding sequence ATGTACTCGCTTGATACCCATACCTTCCTTTGGTGGCTCGATACTCCTGAACAACTGAAGCCGGCGACCCGAGAAATCATCGAGGACCCAACAAATTTAATTTATGTGAGTGCCGCCGTTAGCTGGGAAATCACGGTCAAGAGAGCCCTCAAAAAGCTTTCGTTCGAGCACGACTTTGAAGCCGTGATTGCCCTGAACAACTTCCTGCCTCTCCCGATTACGGTCCATCACACGCTCGCTCTCGACAAATTGCCAAACCACCATCGGGACCCGTTCGACCGAATCCTTGTGGCTCAAGCCTTGTCCGGCGGCTTCACGCTCGTCACGCGGGATCCAGATATTCCGAAATACGGCGTGCCTGTCCTGGCCGCGTGA